In Thermodesulfobacteriota bacterium, a single genomic region encodes these proteins:
- a CDS encoding type II toxin-antitoxin system HicB family antitoxin: MKKNYTVQVLIEQDEDGRYVASCPSLEGCYTQGDTFEEAVENTRDVIKMCLEERESCGAGGSGLRG, translated from the coding sequence GTGAAAAAGAACTACACGGTGCAGGTGTTGATAGAGCAGGATGAGGACGGCAGGTATGTCGCCTCGTGCCCCAGCCTGGAGGGGTGCTATACCCAGGGCGACACGTTTGAGGAGGCGGTGGAGAATACGAGGGATGTGATAAAGATGTGCCTGGAGGAGCGGGAGTCTTGTGGTGCGGGCGGTTCAGGGCTGCGGGGGTGA